The following is a genomic window from Collinsella aerofaciens.
CGGGGGTCACCAAGAAGGGCATCCACGAGTGGCTGCTGCACAGGTATCCCGGCGAGAACCTGGCCGGCTACAACGCCTTCACCCAGTTCATGCGCAAGAACGGTATCGCCGTCGGGGCCTCCGTCGGCCCGGAACCGCACCCGCGCTTCGAGACGCCGCCCGGGCTGCAGCTGCAGTTCGACTGGAAGGAGTCGGTCAGGATGGCGAACCGCGACGGCGAGCTGTTCGAGTTCAACGTGTTCGCGGCGACGCTGGGCCATTCCCGCAGGCACATATTCATCCGGTCGGGGACCAGGACGACCGACGACCTGGTCAGGTGCATGTACGCCACGATCGCGAGGCTCGGCGGCGTGCCCCGCGAGTGGGTCACGGACAACATGTCCGCCCTGGTGACGGTCAAGGGCGGCAGGCGCCTCAAGGTCCAGCGCGCATACGAGTTCGCCAAGGCCGCCGGCTTCGAGCTGAAGCTGTGCCGCCCGCGCAGCCCCCAGACCAAGGGCAAGGTCGAGTCGTCGAACCGCTTCCTGTCGCGGCTCGCGGCCTACCAGGGCGACTTCGACGGCTGGGACGACATCGACGAGATCATCGCGCGGATCGAGGACGCCAGCAACTCCGAGCCCAACGAGACCACGGGGCTGCCGCCCTCCGCGCTGTTCATGGAGGAGAAGGACGCGCTGCTGCCCGTCGGCAACCTCCGC
Proteins encoded in this region:
- the istA gene encoding IS21 family transposase, coding for MAEKNLIGELDMYREAGIKPNFSDIAKRYGKDRHTVAAYWRAEGGRPRDGRADRAGSFDAHIEEVAAKAQLPGVTKKGIHEWLLHRYPGENLAGYNAFTQFMRKNGIAVGASVGPEPHPRFETPPGLQLQFDWKESVRMANRDGELFEFNVFAATLGHSRRHIFIRSGTRTTDDLVRCMYATIARLGGVPREWVTDNMSALVTVKGGRRLKVQRAYEFAKAAGFELKLCRPRSPQTKGKVESSNRFLSRLAAYQGDFDGWDDIDEIIARIEDASNSEPNETTGLPPSALFMEEKDALLPVGNLRALEEAMGDVVRVARVPATMLVSAHGEPMSVPRRCIGRPARIVCMPGGAMDCYVGGELVATHVAGGPAYDPAHYAEAMAGKRWFGDAAGDIEAAAAANLGLLDSIGGSL